In Pyrus communis chromosome 15, drPyrComm1.1, whole genome shotgun sequence, the genomic stretch ctatgctccagttgcaagacttgacacggtaagattactAATCTCTCTTTCCGCTcagcataaatggaaaatttatcaattagatgtcaagtcagccttccttaatggagttcttgaggaagaagtgtacgtggaacaaccagaaggcttccaagtacaaggaaaagaagataaggtgtatcgtttgaagaaagctttgtatggcctcaagcaagcaccacgagcttggaactcaaggattgacaactaccttcaccaaaatggatttcagaaaggtccatacgagcattcagtttacatgaagaacggtgaaaaaggggagttcttaattatttgtctctatgtagatgacttgttgtttacaggaaacaatgaagcaatgttctatgagttcaagcaatccatgttcagtgaattcgagatgactgacaatggattaatgtcatactttcttggcatagaggtgaagcaagaaagtgacggtatctacatctctcaacaaaagtacatgagagatatattggagaaattcaatatggacaagtgcaatattgtcaacactctagttgcaactggattgaagctgtccaaggaaggagaaggtgagtttgtaaactcaaccgtgtacaaaagcttggttggaagcctaaggtaccttacaatcacaagacctgatatagtttatggtgttggactcgtgagtcgatacatggaaacaccaaaggagtctcattggctggccgccaagagaattttgaggtacataagaggtactctaaactatggtctattttataattttggtgaagatgcaaaattatttggttattcagatagtgattggggaggtgaccaagatgaaaggaaaagcacaattggctatgtgttttttctaggatcaacagctttctcatggacttcaaagaagcaatcaattgttgctttgtcatcatgtgaaaccgagtatgttgctgtagcctcaaccgtatgtgaggcaatttggttaagaaatctgttgaagtcagtgtgtcatccacaagtggaatcgactgtgattcatgtgGATAACGTGTCTGTAATCAAACTTGCAAataatcctgttcaacatggaaggagcaagcacattgataccaggttccattttctaagggaccatgtgaagcaaaagacaattgagctTGTCTATTGTCACACAAAGGAACAAGTGGCTGACATCTTCACTAAGCCACTACCAGTTGAATCATTCCGGTTattgcgtgaaatgctaggcatgaaggcattttgatttgagggggcgtgttggaaattcaaataaaaacaggctgtaaaaggttgcttctagctgttagtttctttacaggttgtatccacacatgctgcaactataaagactaaagtttcctccatgtgctagctgaaatggtgatgaaagacagcaagtgtgctgccatgtgatgtgctagcaggaagacagcagtgtgctgctgtgtattagccgaaagagtgttgattgcaagctggaaagatagttgcatatgtgtgctagactgtccaaagttcttgcatgtgttttaaagggtgtaaagatgttaaacaccccattcattgcatgtgttgttgcattgtttatcaatttctgttttgtataaataggccatcttgctaagctttATAGCATCCTatccaaatcccatttccattctcattttcagcttgtaagctttaagagttgtaaactcttctaatatttcaaagtgtttgttatcaccaagcttgctacttctttcatatatcaaagtccaagtgttttaccaaagcttgttgcttccctcctttctctatttctttgtccaattttattgagagtgaaagtgagaggtgtgatagagtttgtaaacttatcacccacatattttggtattgagttagtaaactcttgTGAATACCAACAGGGTTTCACCAGTAAAACAAATGCTGTTTCCATAGGCAAGTTATGCACTGGGTAAAGAAAGGCTGAGAGTACTGTGTAGGGAAGTGCAAGTCTCTTTCATTTGGTGGAGTACTTAGTTCCTTGATCAAAGCCTCGTTTTTACTAAACATTCAACCCATAATGTTAGTGGCTTAAACAGAATCTTAGTACTAATAAACATGGTTACTTTTCGTATTTTCCTTTCCAACTCAACCTAATAAAatatcggaactccgaagtgtAAGAGTTTAACAAAACTCTAGTTCATATCAAAGTCTTCAGAAGGAGATTCGCAGCAGCTAATTTGTTATTGACAATTGTCAAGTACATAAGGAAGTGAAACTATGAATGTTCTTGcaggaaaaaaataatcatCCTAACTGATATATATAAACTGACTACTCTGAGATTTGTTTCTATGGTGATTTTGGATTGGATCACATAACCCTTAAATCTAATCAATTATCCAAACTAGGTGAATCGCGATaattcttatttttgttttcctagATATCGTACCCCTATGTATCTGAGTTCCTGTATATGTCAGCGAAATTAACTCCAAGAGCTGCTTCTTGTCCTGCAGAAGTAACCCCCAACATCCAAGTTGCAGGAGTTTTGGAAATTTCCTTGATGAAATATAACTCATTTATGTTAGCAGTTGAGCAGAATGTATTGCAGATAGTATAGAATTTCATGTACTTGTAACCCTATCTAACCTCAAAGTAGTTGATCTAGGGGGAACAATGGTGGCCTAGATCCAACATAAATTTCTCCGCCTCCTTGTTTCAAAAGAACAGCTGCAAGAATGTTATTAGTTCTTGTAACATTAAGTAGCATAGTCAAATTGTGTAACCTAAAGCATAAAAAAGGTAATGCCAACAGTGACGTCGTCTTTCAGAGCCCGGGGGTCTAAAAGCAGTGTCTTTCTGCAGAAATCAGACTAGAAATTTGAGAACTCTATGTTAAATATTTGCATCAGTAATATTGCCTAATTGATTACCTTCTTGGCTTGATAATTCCACTAACATCATTGAGGATTGGCAATTGTTGCTTTCGACTCGGAAGAATATGGACGTAATTCAAGAacaatttgagagagagaaagtaaaaCGTGATGTACAAAAGAAATTTTAAGCTACATATAAACTGTTACTGCACAAATTTGTGAAAGATGAAGTGCCTCTAATGTACccagtttttggtttgtttgattcAAAAGATGAATTACCTCTGACATATTAATGGAGAAGTTGAACATTGTAGGCAATGCCTTACCACCaacataagctcttctttaacATTTAAATGCTCGAACCGCACTTCAGTCATTGGATATTCAAGAGCGGAGTCAAGAATTTTTTATTGGGTGggctaattttatttatttatttttaatgcatAAGTTAACTTCTATAAGGAAACTCTAATGAATGACCAAACAAGATATTATTGTTGTTCAATTAAttagaaaaacaaatattttaatattttattatttggacaaaaaaaaaaaaaaagaagaataagtCACTCAGTATCACagtttggtggtattcctcttcacttggaagtgagaggtcttgggttcgaatgtcatggatggcgaattcgataccaaattaggttgctcattgtgttgcttagccgaactctcctctattcttagtgtaaaaatatcgatgaactaaaaaaaaagaaaaaaaaaaaaattggactcCACTAGATCAAGGAAGTTTGTTGTATTATTAATGGCATTGGCATTGAGCTTTTCAATGTGAACATGGGTGGACTAGCGGTGGCTAAACTAAAAACTTATATGAGGTAAAATGAATTGGGCGTTTCTAAGTGCAGACCTTGCGTGCGAACTGGAATTTAACGGTCGTGATCTGACGAGCTCACGCCTAAAATCGAATTGTTGTGACTGCaattcaaaactttttttttttttttttttattcattgcGGCGAAAGGGGGAGGTGAGAGAGGTTCTTCACGcgtccaagaaggaaagaatGACAGAAAGAGGGAGGTAGTGTGAGGAATCGATTTCAGGTGGACTGAATCTTTGTTTCGATTGTGACCCGGTAGTTCTATacctttaatttcttttttttcactgGGTACGTTTTgttggagagagagggagaaattaGGGTTGTTTTCGCAGGGAAAGAGTGGCACAAAGAGGGAGCCAATGAATGGTGGAAGTGTTTGATTTTAGGTGGATACCGTGGATTGAAGCTAAATTTCGATTGCGACCCGTAAACCTgtaaaattgaaattcaaataCAACCCACCAAGCTTTCCCGCACTTTCATGCAAATTAAAATTGCATATCGTGGATTTTTATAGCTGAACCAGCTGATACATTAAATGAAATGGCTCTCAGGGTCTATGATCAGACATACATGACCAAACATTTGTGTGTGTCTTACCAGACATGTCTTTCCCTTCAGAAGGAACGGGAGTTTAATACACATTTATTTTATATGAACTTCAAAAAGTATATCCTGTGCATAGTCCAACATTTCATAAAATACTTGGTTTTTACACAGTTACACTTAGTAATCTCTCTTACATAAATCATAGTTTAATATGcatacatcattttttttttgtgtatttattttttacaagtAATTTTTGAACATATGTCAAACTGTAATTTGTAcgtgaaaagaaaattgtaatttttagtGTGCCAATTGAATATGTTAAACTGTGATTATACTTGAGAATTATGACAAAAAACTGTAATTAATTTGTATGTAGAAAAGACATTGGAGCAAAAAAACCAATCTCTCTTTATGTACCACAAATCGCAGatttaaaagtaaaatattttaGGGGCAAAACGAAAAGAAACGGCTTCAGATCTGCAGCTGCATGATTTTCCCTACACAAGAAACAAATATCAATCACTTAGTTAAAAGGTAAAACTACAGGGTTGTTTATTCAATTAAACGTGCCGGTTCCATACGTGCaatgaacaaattaatttgATTCTTATTTAATCGTGATATGAACCTGTTGCTTATTGCTTAATATCCCAGCTAGCAAGatttaatcaatttctaatAATGAATGAGACTGTGAGAGTTCCATTGAATTATAAATTGCAATAAAATAGCAAAAGCAAGATTAATCATTatatttcctcttctttttttgtttcaatttgatTATGTCATCGCTAAGCACGAGCTACAATGTCAACCCTTTTTTAATAAGCTCCGGGCAGACAGATATTTTGTCTTGCTTGCTAGCTGGTCGGCCTTccataaaaaaagaaataaaaataaaaataaaaataaaaagctttGAGAACGTGATCTAATGCGAGATCAGAGACACGGATAAGTTGTCAttcttattatttaaaaaacaataatCAACTTGAGCATTATATTCTCAATGTGCGTTCAAGTGGTGAATTTTCTAAATTGAAAGGAATTGGTAGTCTTGCAAAAAAATAATGGAGACAGGGAGAAATATAGTATATAATCATGTGTAATTGTTATCACATTAGCTTTGATTCTACTAATTGCCACTACTTTAGTCGAGTGAGTCTTTTTTCACTCTGAATATTGTGAAAAGTAAATTACATAACCAAATATGAGACCAATGGTTGATTGATTGCATGGTGGTTTATATTGAGAGCAATGTTTTTTCTTCCATTAATAATGAAGTTATAATGCAGcattttcaaaatatgaaaacgcATCGTGGACAATTATAAAttgtattgttattttttttttataaattatgaatAATAGAACTACAATTTCATTTTAAGGTTATTATATGTCTAAGAAATGTTTATGAACTTTATTGTGACCttccaaattatttttttggatcTGTCAGTGATATTAGATGCATGAATTTTTTTCACCTTAGCTGGGGGAAAGATCAAGTCTCAAGAGGCTCTCAGAGTCTCAACCATTGACTTTGAACCAAAAGTTCGTACGTGCAATCATTTTCATCTTAGCTAGGGGGAAAGATGAAGAGGCTCTCAGAGTCTCAACCATTGACTTTCAACCAAAAGTTCATATGTCTAATAACCATTCAAGTTAGCACATATGCTTGGACCcggcttctctgccctcccacttcccatACATTCTtatcccctcctattttgtgcggtcacagTTACGCCACGTCagtattttatattgatttttttttatagagataataaaacaaaaatcaatagtaatataaaatattgacgtggtttaaccgtgaccacacaaataggaggggatgaaagTGTAtgagaagtgggagggcagagaagccgGGTCCAAACATATGTGCTAACTTGATTTGTGATTAAACATATGAACTTTTGGTTGAAAGTCAATGGTTGAGACTCTGAGAGCCTCTTGATCTTTTCCCCTAGCTAAGATGAAAATGATTGCACATACGAACTTTTGGTTCAAAGTCAATGGTTGAGACTCTGAGAGCCTCTTGAGACTTGATCTTTCCCCTAGCTAAGGTGAAAAAAATTCATGCTAAGTCaatggattaaaaaatttaggttttaaccaaaataataaaaatgtgttataagtgaatagtactataaatgactttttataataaaaatgtctttaacgttaaaagtgaacagtatcaggagtgtttcgttaaaactcctttaTTACTTATTAAAATCCCATTCTAAATCTTCTTGAATTAAACTTACCATTCATCATCCATCATTGTTGTTGAGAATAGGAATTTATATTGGGAAAGAAGAGACTTTGTATGAGTTTATAAGTAGTTGGTACTTTTCACATTATCAATTGCttttatgatgaaacctcaAATTTCTTCATCTATCAGAGCATGTTATCCCAAATGTGAAGCCTAATGGCCACACGTGCTTTATGTCACCTGATTTGTGTTGTTCACGagttagacttgaaaatttgtcacacATAAGAGAGCGTGTTGAGCGTATGAATCCTATATCAGAAAAAAGAATAAACCTTATATGGGAAATACTTGAGCTACTCCACATATTGCCGATGTTAATTTTAAAgttgaacctcaactttcttcaattaTCAATTTTGTCTTTTAAATTCACATGACTGACAACATAATTAAAATCTTATTCATCCGTAATAGACCAAAACGGGTACGAAACAGTCTTTTTAAGGACAATGGGATGGTGATTCCACACTTTCGTTTTCTCTTTCTGCAgtcctccattttttttccccttGACACTCCTTTAATTTGTTCAATCTAGAGGAAAGCATAGAGAGAAAAGAAGAGTGCAAAAATTACTACTCCTAATTTACACATAGGTGAGATACAAGACCCTATTGGGCCCAAAGACATTTATTAAACAgaaacgaaatttacatgttgAATTAAAATGCAATTACAAAATTCAGATCAAATTCCATACATATGGAGTCGGCTTTGGCATACCCTATAACATGTATATTATGCATACTTACAAATATCTTGGAATTCCGTAAAAACCAAGGACATGTTATTGgctttttatgttttcttcAGAATCTCTCATCTCTTTTGGAAATTAAATGCCTTGATTGAGAAGGCAAAAGTGAACCCAAAGAGCACACAAATGCCAACGTGCACAGCTGcaattacacccaaaaggtCCCGTCTATACCCAAAGTAATTCCTCACAAAGTGTTCCACACTTTCACCTGAATCAAATTTGTCTTTTATGTCTCCAAACTGCGAAGTAATCAATCCGTATAACGTGTATGAGACCGGGCAAATCCAGTAGTACCATCTCCACCAAATTGGCATTCTCTGTGATAGAAACAAATTTAGTACATTGTAAGTAATGGTTCATCGTGATACAAGGAAGTTTCTTAAACTCAAACCAGACATACATAAGAGCTATAGGAACTTACCGTTCTTGGAACGATGAATCCTGAGAAGAGATTCCATATTGCATAGAAGGCAGAGGCGACTATGGCACCAATGTTATGATTGGGAGTCACGGCTACGGTCATCATACCATAGAACGTGAAGTATAAGAAAGTGAAGTACATGAAGAAGATGTACCAAAGGAACTTGCTGACTGTCCACTCAAATCCGATCATTGTGTATACAATAACTCCATATATGATTGTCTGAACAAAAATATACGGGAGCTCAATCACTACCTGCAAATCATAGGAATTTGGTGAGATCCATACCATCATGGCCGAATTCaacaaaaactaataaaattcaTGTTTATACAACTTCAAGGGTAAGAGTAACCAAGTAGACTGAAACATGCTTCAATAATTTGTTCTTTTTGAAATTCTGAACATTTCAATAAAGAAGAATCACAGTTTGATTGGATCATCTACCCTTTAGAAAGGCAACCTTAATGAGAGAAATACCTGTCCAAAGGCATACGGCAATGCCGAGTACATTCCAGCTGCCCTTTCTCTGTAAAAGACTGTCCTCTCAATAGCCACAACCGGCTGTACTGATGAGGAATTTTGATACCCAATGAAGAGAACAGCAGCATAAATGGAACCCATTGCATTGAAAAGATCTTGTTGGTTTCTCCTGCATTTTCAATAATTATTGTCAAATTAAGGACTAAAGTTTCCATTTTCACACTGTTTTGTTGTATGTTTTAAACTTGGGGTGCCATTTACCTTTTCGAGCCCAGATCCCAGAATATTGTCCCAAACATTAAAGCTATGAAAATTGTGAACAAGAGTCTCACTGCACTGTATGGCGGGTTTCGCCAGTATGATAAATGTTGTTTCCATAGACAGGCCATGCACTGGCTGAAGAAAGACTGAGAGTACTGAGTAGGGAAGTACAAGTCTTTTGAACCAGCTGGAGGAGTACTTAGCTCCTTGATCATGGCCTTGTTTCTCCTGAACCATTCAAGATGTTATTAGTAGTTACAAAACCAAATGTGCTAAAATTCAACTAGAAAATTCTTCAACTTCCAGGTTTTAGGGGCATTTAGAATTAGAATTAGAAACTTCAGCGGAACCCTACCTGTATAGTTCTGAGTTCCTGTATATATCCGTGAAGTTGACACCAAGAACTGCTTCTTGTGCTGCTGCAGTAATCTCCAACATCCAAGTTGCAGGATTGTAACCATCCTTAATTTTAGGAACTCCATCAATATcctttgttaaaacaaaaaccaTGTCAGTAAATACAATTAGGTATGACAACGTTTGAGAGAGTGCGAATTCGTAAACATGTTAAACAGATATTGGAAACATGCTTTTATAAGCCTTACCTCAAAGTACTTGATCAAATGTGCAGAATGACGGCCTAAAGGACCAACATATATTTCTTCACCTCCCCTTTTCAAAAGAAACAGCTGCAGTGCGAGATTGAATTGATCAGTTATGGTAATATTAAGTAgcacattcattttttttttaattctaaagCATAAAGAGTGTCTTGCCTCATCGAAAGAATCAAATATGTCAATGCTTGGCTGATGGATGGTGCAGACTACAGTTCGCCCAGTGTCCACTGTATTCCTCACTGTTCTCATTACAATTGCAGCTGCCCTGGCATCAAGGCCAGAGGTTGGCTCGTCCATGAATATTATGGATGGATTGGCAACAAGCTCTACTGCAATCGTTAGCCTCTTACGCTGCTCAGTTGAGAGACCATTCACTCCAGGCAATCCAACAAGCGCTTCTCTTATGGAGGTCAGTTCCACAAGATCCATGACTTCCTCAATAAACATCTGCAAAATTTTTAGTCAACAACTTGACTAAACAGACCACACTAAATTGACAAATATGCGACCTTACTGTCATATGCTTTACCTTTCTGGTAGTGGAATCAACCTCAGGAGGCAACCGGAGGGATGCAGAGTAAACCAAAGACTCATAAACTGTTACATGAGGAGAGTGTATGTCGGTTTGCTCACAATATCCTGATATGCGAGCAAATGTTTCTTGCTTTTTAGGATACCCAGATATTGTGATGTTTCCTTCAATAAATCCACCCGTTTTCCTCCCTGCCAACACATCCATTAGAGTAGTCTTTCCAGCGCCACTAATACCCATCAGAGCTGTTAAGACTCCTGGCCTAAAAGCACCGGTCACACCCTTCAGAAGTGGTAGCCGATCCTCAGTTACCCCTTGCTTTTTCATTTCCTGAAGCCATGTTATAAATTTGAGGTTAAAGATGTATTCAGTGCTACTTGTAGAGAAGTAAAGAGAAGCATTGTTGCCTGAATCTCAAACCGAATTCGTGaataaccaaaacaaaatggGAATTTTCTTCAGAAAAGCTCTTCAAGCCTGAAATCTCAAACATTGTTTTCGCTTACATAAAACTGAAAAATACCTGGGGCATGTCAACGGCATATTTGATTTCATCAAAAGTAATCCAAAGAGGTTCGAAAGGAAGAACCATTCCTCGCTTCTTGTTTTGATTGGCTTCAGTAATGCTACCCACTCTTGCAGACAGTGTTCTTGATGATACACTTCTTCGACTTTCATTCCTTGGGTCTGCATTGTTAACCAAGAAATCATGTTATAGATCGAAATATGCAAGCTACTAGGGAGACTTAATCTTGGGAACTTTTCGACTCACCAGAAGAGTTCTTCCCTCTTGATGATAGCTCAACAGAATCTCCAGCTTTATCAGTAAGTTTCTCAGCCAAGGCCTCTTTGGATAGTACTGCTTGAGGCTTCCCAAATGCTGCAAAATAGTTGTTCGGGTCATTAGTTATAATGCTCATATGGAAATACCAAAAAACATATGTGCACAGATACTTACGATTGAGAAACTTCAAGGCCAAAGTATAGAAGAAATTGAATAGAAAAATATATCCGACTGTAGCTCCTACTCCAATCCAGTACCAATATGGTTGTATGAAAACCCCGCGAGACTTCAAGACCATAACTCCTAACGATTCTGTTGAATTAGGAGGAACCTAGAACACaaatatatccatatgtatcaGCTAATGctttcaaaataaaatcctgAAACACTAATGTTTCCACTTACATGGCTCCAACTGTCTCCGAGAAATTCATTGACAGCTATGGCGTTTTGGCCATACATCATCGGTGAGGCCCAATAACCCCATATCCACCACTTCTTCACGTTGTCTGATTCAAAAGACATATTTAAAACCATCAGCCAAAAGAAATGtgattatttttcttattacttAGATTATATTGTTTCCATGCATAGTTCACCTCGAGACAAGacaaagccacccaaaactaGTACTGCAAGCAACGCGAAAGACCCGAATGTGTTTGCAACAATGATATTCCTCCCTAATGCCCCCATAAATCGGAATAGTCCTGATGCCATCTGGTTAAGCAATAGGAGTAAAAGATATTGTCTAAAAAACCTGCCATTTGAGAGACGTCATCAGATTCTGAAACCACATGTGAATTATAAATAGGATTTGTAGTGTGTATGATGTTTTCTTTCTCACCTTTCGATGTTTGGATCAAAACCAATTACATAGTACGTCATGACCACCCAAACGGCAACTTCTACGAAGCTGATAGGGATCTTAAGGATCCATGTCGGTAAAGAGTATGCCCAAGCAGGATAGAAGAGAAGGTCCCTTTGCTTGAAAAATACAGGAAGTTTCATGATAGTCATGGCAAGCTCTGAGAACCCATTAAACATAACTACGATCACTGTAAAGAACATATCACCCATGAAAATACCCCCATCGTCAACTGTATTCTTATGCATCTCAGTCCGGAGAAATAGGGTCATTGATATAAAAGCCAATATAATGAGCTGAAACCAAAAACCACAAGAAATCAATATGCCTAGTACTCATTGAGCTTCGCTGAACAAATCTTCTTTTCAAATAGTGTTAGCACTTTTTTCGAACTATTTTCCAACAAATTATAGAAATCCACAGTATGATTCCAATTTACATTAAACACCACTTACCTGAGTCATCTTGAAAATGTAGACGAACGAATTCCTCTTCATAAGCAAAAATTCTCTATCAATGCAAGCTTTAAGCAATTCCTTCTTGCTAACACCATACGTCTGAGTTGTTAAGGCTGCAGGGTGACCCTTGGACTTGTCAAATGGAGTAGAAAGCTCATCACCAAGTTTTCGACCAATATGAAATGACTGAAATGCTTCAGCAAATTCCTTGGAAGATATAAAATTATATGGCTCTTCTTTATCCGCCCAGTACTGCTCCTGATCTTTCCTTGATGTTACCTATAATACAGCAGgcgagggaaaaaaaaaaaaaaaaaaaaaaaaaaacataaggttAGGAAAAAGGACCTCTCTGAAGAACGAGAAAGTGGTAACACAACAATAGGAGTGCAAATTCTTACTTCTTGTAAGAAGTCAGCTACTCCTTTCCTCTCTGGACATTTGAATCCCATGTGCTCAAAGAACTCGATCACATTTTCGCGGGGGCCTTGGTACACGACTTGCCCATCAGACAGCACAATTATGTCATCAAATAGGTCGTAGGTTTCTGGTGCCGGTTGGAGAAGAGAGATAACAGCAGTTCCACTGAGGATGTGAATGGATTCTCTGAGTGATTTCACTATCTGAAATGTTGTTGAACTGTCTAAACCAGTTGATATCTCATCCATAAAAAGTGCTCTTGCCGGTCCAACCAGCATCTCCCCTGCAGTTATGGATCAGAATTTTCAATAACCAATAGGCAAGGAAAGTATGTCCAACATTAGTTACGGCAGTATGGTAATCAACGGTTTACCTGTTGTGACTCGCTTCTTTTGTCCGCCAGAAATACCTCGTACCATTTCGTCCCCCACCATGATGTCTGCGCAAACCTCAAGTCCCAAAACCTGCAAAGTTTGTGTTAGCATCTGAAAGAAAAATGGTCCCAAAATCTGATACATTTATCTAATTTGAGCTTAAACTTAGAAGGAAAACGAATCCACCTTGAGTATATAATCTGTAACTACACTGGTCTCCTGTCCTTCCAGCGATGCTGCCTGCAAAAGTTGAAAAGCATTTCAAGATATTGAAACGGATTTTTTCAACAACACTTTTGCATTATCTGAAATATGTTATAAACAGAAAGTTCTGTGGATATTAAGTTTACCTTCATGTAGATATCTAGATCAGGATCTGGCATGATATTtgcttccttttctctccttgATAATTCTGCCAACATTTCTGAAAATTTGACAAATGAAAAATTCGTTTCAGATTCATGAGAATACTTCAGTTTAAACCACAAATGTCAAATGTTTTGGGGTTTCAACTTGCCATAACGTGGTCCGACCCCTTGACATCTTGCCGAAAAAGCCAATGTTTCTCTCACTGTCATTTCCCCTATGTGGAGATCATGCTGACTAATATAAGCCGAGGTCCTCTCTGGCACAAACTCTTCCATCCCATGT encodes the following:
- the LOC137717562 gene encoding pleiotropic drug resistance protein 1-like isoform X6; this translates as MDNGSGDIIRVSSARLSSSNIWRNSTMDVFSKSSHDEDDEEALKWAAIEKLPTYLRIRRGILTEEEGKGREIDIKNLGLLERKNVLERLVKTAEEDNEKFLLKLKDRINRVGLDMPTIEVRYEHLNVEAEAYVGGRALPTIFNFVANILEGCLNFVHILPSRKHPLPILANVSGIIKPRRMTLLLGPPGSGKTTLLLALAGKLAKDLKFSGRVAYNGHGMEEFVPERTSAYISQHDLHIGEMTVRETLAFSARCQGVGPRYEMLAELSRREKEANIMPDPDLDIYMKAASLEGQETSVVTDYILKVLGLEVCADIMVGDEMVRGISGGQKKRVTTGEMLVGPARALFMDEISTGLDSSTTFQIVKSLRESIHILSGTAVISLLQPAPETYDLFDDIIVLSDGQVVYQGPRENVIEFFEHMGFKCPERKGVADFLQEVTSRKDQEQYWADKEEPYNFISSKEFAEAFQSFHIGRKLGDELSTPFDKSKGHPAALTTQTYGVSKKELLKACIDREFLLMKRNSFVYIFKMTQLIILAFISMTLFLRTEMHKNTVDDGGIFMGDMFFTVIVVMFNGFSELAMTIMKLPVFFKQRDLLFYPAWAYSLPTWILKIPISFVEVAVWVVMTYYVIGFDPNIERFFRQYLLLLLLNQMASGLFRFMGALGRNIIVANTFGSFALLAVLVLGGFVLSRDNVKKWWIWGYWASPMMYGQNAIAVNEFLGDSWSHVPPNSTESLGVMVLKSRGVFIQPYWYWIGVGATVGYIFLFNFFYTLALKFLNPFGKPQAVLSKEALAEKLTDKAGDSVELSSRGKNSSGESKMGSITEANQNKKRGMVLPFEPLWITFDEIKYAVDMPQEMKKQGVTEDRLPLLKGVTGAFRPGVLTALMGISGAGKTTLMDVLAGRKTGGFIEGNITISGYPKKQETFARISGYCEQTDIHSPHVTVYESLVYSASLRLPPEVDSTTRKMFIEEVMDLVELTSIREALVGLPGVNGLSTEQRKRLTIAVELVANPSIIFMDEPTSGLDARAAAIVMRTVRNTVDTGRTVVCTIHQPSIDIFDSFDELFLLKRGGEEIYVGPLGRHSAHLIKYFEDIDGVPKIKDGYNPATWMLEITAAAQEAVLGVNFTDIYRNSELYRRNKAMIKELSTPPAGSKDLYFPTQYSQSFFSQCMACLWKQHLSYWRNPPYSAVRLLFTIFIALMFGTIFWDLGSKRRNQQDLFNAMGSIYAAVLFIGYQNSSSVQPVVAIERTVFYRERAAGMYSALPYAFGQVVIELPYIFVQTIIYGVIVYTMIGFEWTVSKFLWYIFFMYFTFLYFTFYGMMTVAVTPNHNIGAIVASAFYAIWNLFSGFIVPRTRMPIWWRWYYWICPVSYTLYGLITSQFGDIKDKFDSGESVEHFVRNYFGYRRDLLGVIAAVHVGICVLFGFTFAFSIKAFNFQKR